From Acipenser ruthenus chromosome 23, fAciRut3.2 maternal haplotype, whole genome shotgun sequence, the proteins below share one genomic window:
- the LOC117413470 gene encoding akirin-1B-like, whose amino-acid sequence MACGATLKRSMEFEALLSPQSPKRRRCNPLPGTPATPSPQRCNLRAATDSPQHSAQQQSMGGEHRLTPEQIFQNIKQEYSRYQRRRQLEISFNQSEAGCSSSDGQSPSTVIAAPSSPPGASSVKKDQPSFSLRQVGFLCECLLKDHEEKIREEYEHILNTKLAEQYESFVKFTQDQIMRRYGARPASYVS is encoded by the exons ATGGCGTGTGGAGCCACGTTAAAACGTTCGATGGAGTTTGAGGCCCTGCTCAGCCCCCAGTCCCCGAAGCGGAGGAGATGCAACCCGCTACCGGGGACACCGGCCACTCCGTCTCCGCAAAGATGCAATCTCAGGGCGGCCACGGACAGCCCGCAGCACTCGGCCCAGCAGCAATCGATGGGTGGAGAACATAGACTTACACCAG aacaGATATTTCAGAACATCAAGCAGGAGTATAGCCGCTATCAGAGGAGAAGGCAGTTGGAGATCTCTTTCAATCAGAGTGAAGCCGGCTGTAGCTCCAGTGATGGCCAGTCTCCAAGCACAGTGATAGCGGCACCCAGCTCACCACCAG GTGCATCCTCTGTAAAGAAGGACCAGCCTTCATTCTCATTACGGCAGGTGGGGTTCCTGTGTGAATGTTTGCTCAAAGACCATGAAGAGAAGATCCGTGAAGAATAcgaacacattttaaacacaaaacttgCAG AACAATATGAATCTTTTGTGAAATTTACGCAAGACCAGATCATGCGACGATACGGGGCAAGGCCAGCAAGCT ATGTCTCTTGA
- the LOC117413392 gene encoding rhomboid-related protein 2-like isoform X1, with the protein MDFEPVDEDAESQQGELEVQGNCKACSGCQKFHLTVSKWMLPEHSRDIYLERANCIPPPIFIILISIAEVAVFIYYAYWMTDKQLMTLDEGIWNSPFTYRPDKRQEAWRFTSYMLVHAGVQHILGNVFLQLLLGIQLELVHKGLRVGLVYIAGVIAGSLASSIFDPLIALVGASGGVYALIGGYFMNVIVNFDKMIPLFGVFRLLSIVAIVGTDVGFALYRRFLSNAVGHSVSFVAHIGGGLAGMTIGYVVFSSYNQSLVKDPRFWICIVAYVVCFLFAVLFNIFLSPAS; encoded by the exons ATGGATTTTGAACCAGTGGACGAAGATGCTGAGAGCCAGCAAGGAGAGCTGGAGGTGCAAGGAAACTGTAAAGCATGTTCCGGATGCCAGAAGTTTCACCTCACTGTGTCCAAATGGATGCTTCCTGAGCATTCAAGAGACATCTACTTAGAAAGAGCAAACTGTATACCTCCACCCATCTTCATTATTCTCATAAGCATTGCTGAG GttgctgtttttatatattatgcTTATTGGATGACTGATAAGCAGCTGATGACACTGGACGAAGGCATCTGGAACAGTCCCTTTACTTATCGGCCCGACAAGAGACAGGAAGCCTGGAGGTTTACTTCATACATGCTGGTGCATGCTGG TGTCCAGCACATCTTAGGGAATGTGTTCCTGCAACTCCTGCTGGGAATCCAACTGGAGCTGGTTCACAAGGGACTACGAGTCGGCCTGGTCTACATTGCTGGAGTCATCGCAG GTTCCCTGGCAAGCTCTATCTTTGACCCCTTGATTGCCCTTGTCGGTGCTTCAGGGGGAGTGTATGCCCTCATTGGTGGATACTTCATGAATGTCATTGTG AATTTTGATAAAATGATTCCTTTGTTTGGAGTTTTCCGATTACTGTCTATTGTGGCCATTG TCGGGACTGATGTGGGATTTGCCCTTTACAGAAGATTTTTATCCAACGCTGTTGGCCATTCA GTTTCCTTCGTGGCCCATATTGGAGGGGGCCTGGCTGGAATGACAATCGGCTATGTGGTTTTCAGCAGCTACAACCAGAGTCTTGTGAAGGACCCCAGGTTCTGGATCTGCATCGTCGCTTATGTTGTCTGCTTCCTATTCGCGGTTCTTTTCAATATCTTCTTGTCTCCCGCCTCGTAG
- the LOC117413392 gene encoding rhomboid-related protein 2-like isoform X2: MDFEPVDEDAESQQGELEVQGNCKACSGCQKFHLTVSKWMLPEHSRDIYLERANCIPPPIFIILISIAEVAVFIYYAYWMTDKQLMTLDEGIWNSPFTYRPDKRQEAWRFTSYMLVHAGVQHILGNVFLQLLLGIQLELVHKGLRVGLVYIAGVIAGSLASSIFDPLIALVGASGGVYALIGGYFMNVIVNFDKMIPLFGVFRLLSIVAIVGTDVGFALYRRFLSNAVGHSLGSLTRIFSSFPGVK, from the exons ATGGATTTTGAACCAGTGGACGAAGATGCTGAGAGCCAGCAAGGAGAGCTGGAGGTGCAAGGAAACTGTAAAGCATGTTCCGGATGCCAGAAGTTTCACCTCACTGTGTCCAAATGGATGCTTCCTGAGCATTCAAGAGACATCTACTTAGAAAGAGCAAACTGTATACCTCCACCCATCTTCATTATTCTCATAAGCATTGCTGAG GttgctgtttttatatattatgcTTATTGGATGACTGATAAGCAGCTGATGACACTGGACGAAGGCATCTGGAACAGTCCCTTTACTTATCGGCCCGACAAGAGACAGGAAGCCTGGAGGTTTACTTCATACATGCTGGTGCATGCTGG TGTCCAGCACATCTTAGGGAATGTGTTCCTGCAACTCCTGCTGGGAATCCAACTGGAGCTGGTTCACAAGGGACTACGAGTCGGCCTGGTCTACATTGCTGGAGTCATCGCAG GTTCCCTGGCAAGCTCTATCTTTGACCCCTTGATTGCCCTTGTCGGTGCTTCAGGGGGAGTGTATGCCCTCATTGGTGGATACTTCATGAATGTCATTGTG AATTTTGATAAAATGATTCCTTTGTTTGGAGTTTTCCGATTACTGTCTATTGTGGCCATTG TCGGGACTGATGTGGGATTTGCCCTTTACAGAAGATTTTTATCCAACGCTGTTGGCCATTCA CTGGGCAGCCTAACTAGGATCTTCTCCTCTTTCCCTGGTGTGAAATGA
- the LOC117413391 gene encoding gap junction alpha-9 protein-like isoform X2, producing the protein MGDWNFLGGILEEVHIHSTIVGKIWLTILFIFRMLVLGVAAEDVWNDEQAEFICNTAQPGCRNVCYDKAFPISLIRYWVLQVIFVSSPSLVYMGHALYRLRALEKQRQKKKAQLRRELAVDIDLVEVRKKMERELRQLEQRKLNKAPLRGSLLRTYVMHIVTRSGVEVGFMVGQYFLYGFQLDPLFKCEREPCPEVVDCFVSRPTEKTVFMMFMQCIAALSLFLNILEVIHLGYKKLKNGILDYYPNLRDDLDDYDVSKSKKNSVIQQVCIGMSTGHKATIPTAPSGYTLLMEKQGDAPLYPILNPSSAFMPIQGDPNGNTKSCPESHKESSNQSAGEQNSSSNNTVLNKSPKANSLPKQGEQDDHSHSTARHSGGDRLSEGPGESGSSLYPALQGELSSCPTMQVSSSRKPRRVSAPWNCTTVVESNGSNGDGAVSSSHQGRCSFSATKARAASKSDLKRLSRPDTPDSIGESSSESKQSRNCDSPQALSPTRRMSLITILQLSTIMKKH; encoded by the exons ATGGGTGATTGGAACTTCCTGGGAGGGATTTTGGAGGAGGTGCACATCCACTCCACCATCGTCGGGAAGATCTGGCTGACGATCCTCTTCATCTTCCGCATGCTGGTCCTCGGGGTGGCAGCTGAAGATGTATGGAACGACGAGCAGGCCGAGTTTATCTGCAACACGGCTCAGCCTGGGTGCAGGAACGTCTGCTACGACAAGGCTTTCCCTATCTCACTCATACGCTACTGGGTCCTGCAGGTCATCTTTGTCTCCTCACCCTCCCTAGTGTACATGGGCCATGCCTTGTACAGACTGAGGGCCCTGGAGAAGCAAAGACAAAAAAAGAAGGCACAACTACGAAGAGAGCTGGCTGTGGACATAGACCTGGTAGAAGTTCGAAAGAAAATGGAGCGAGAACTTAGACAACTGGAGCAAAGGAAGCTGAACAAAGCCCCGCTCAGAGGATCTCTACTCCGCACGTACGTGATGCACATCGTTACGAGGTCTGGGGTCGAAGTTGGATTCATGGTCGGGCAATACTTCCTCTATGGCTTCCAGCTTGACCCACTCTTTAAATGTGAGAGGGAACCGTGTCCAGAAGTAGTCGACTGTTTTGTGTCACGGCCAACTGAAAAGACAGTGTTCATGATGTTTATGCAGTGCATAGCAGCGCTCTCGTTATTCCTCAACATTCTTGAAGTCATCCATTTAGGATACAAGAAGCTAAAAAATGGAATTCTAGACTATTATCCAAACCTTAGAGATGATCTGGATGATTACGACGTGAGCAAATCTAAGAAGAACTCTGTGATCCAACAGGTTTGCATCGGGATGTCTACGGGCCATAAAGCCACCATCCCCACGGCACCCAGTGGGTACACCCTACTGATGGAGAAGCAAGGAGATGCACCGCTTTACCCCATCCTGAACCCGTCTTCTGCTTTCATGCCCATTCAGGGTGATCCAAATGGGAACACAAAGAGCTGTCCAGAAAGCCACAAGGAGAGCTCAAATCAGAGCGCTGGGGAACAGAACAGCAGCTCAAACAATACAGTGCTAAACAAGTCCCCCAAGGCCAACAGTCTGCCAAAGCAGGGGGAGCAAGATGATCATTCCCACAGCACAGCCCGCCATTCTGGTGGGGATCGTCTTTCTGAAGGTCCTGGGGAATCTGGATCCTCCTTGTACCCTGCGCTCCAGGGGGAGTTGTCATCCTGCCCGACAATGCAGGTCAGTTCCAGCCGGAAGCCGCGACGCGTCAGTGCTCCGTGGAACTGCACAACGGTGGTGGAAAGCAACGGATCCAACGGTGACGGGGCTGTCAGCAGCAGCCACCAGGGAAGATGCAGCTTCAGTGCCACTAAGGCTAGGGCGGCCTCTAAGTCTGACCTCAAACGACTCAGCCGGCCAGATACCCCGGACTCAATTGGGGAATCAAGCTCAGAGTCGAAGCAGAGCCGTAATTGTGACAGCCCACAGGCCCTCTCCCCCACTCGGCGAATGTCATTG ATCACCATACTGCAGCTTTCCACCATCATGAAAAAGCATTGA
- the LOC117413391 gene encoding gap junction alpha-9 protein-like isoform X1 — protein MGDWNFLGGILEEVHIHSTIVGKIWLTILFIFRMLVLGVAAEDVWNDEQAEFICNTAQPGCRNVCYDKAFPISLIRYWVLQVIFVSSPSLVYMGHALYRLRALEKQRQKKKAQLRRELAVDIDLVEVRKKMERELRQLEQRKLNKAPLRGSLLRTYVMHIVTRSGVEVGFMVGQYFLYGFQLDPLFKCEREPCPEVVDCFVSRPTEKTVFMMFMQCIAALSLFLNILEVIHLGYKKLKNGILDYYPNLRDDLDDYDVSKSKKNSVIQQVCIGMSTGHKATIPTAPSGYTLLMEKQGDAPLYPILNPSSAFMPIQGDPNGNTKSCPESHKESSNQSAGEQNSSSNNTVLNKSPKANSLPKQGEQDDHSHSTARHSGGDRLSEGPGESGSSLYPALQGELSSCPTMQVSSSRKPRRVSAPWNCTTVVESNGSNGDGAVSSSHQGRCSFSATKARAASKSDLKRLSRPDTPDSIGESSSESKQSRNCDSPQALSPTRRMSLASNASSRRAPTDLQI, from the coding sequence ATGGGTGATTGGAACTTCCTGGGAGGGATTTTGGAGGAGGTGCACATCCACTCCACCATCGTCGGGAAGATCTGGCTGACGATCCTCTTCATCTTCCGCATGCTGGTCCTCGGGGTGGCAGCTGAAGATGTATGGAACGACGAGCAGGCCGAGTTTATCTGCAACACGGCTCAGCCTGGGTGCAGGAACGTCTGCTACGACAAGGCTTTCCCTATCTCACTCATACGCTACTGGGTCCTGCAGGTCATCTTTGTCTCCTCACCCTCCCTAGTGTACATGGGCCATGCCTTGTACAGACTGAGGGCCCTGGAGAAGCAAAGACAAAAAAAGAAGGCACAACTACGAAGAGAGCTGGCTGTGGACATAGACCTGGTAGAAGTTCGAAAGAAAATGGAGCGAGAACTTAGACAACTGGAGCAAAGGAAGCTGAACAAAGCCCCGCTCAGAGGATCTCTACTCCGCACGTACGTGATGCACATCGTTACGAGGTCTGGGGTCGAAGTTGGATTCATGGTCGGGCAATACTTCCTCTATGGCTTCCAGCTTGACCCACTCTTTAAATGTGAGAGGGAACCGTGTCCAGAAGTAGTCGACTGTTTTGTGTCACGGCCAACTGAAAAGACAGTGTTCATGATGTTTATGCAGTGCATAGCAGCGCTCTCGTTATTCCTCAACATTCTTGAAGTCATCCATTTAGGATACAAGAAGCTAAAAAATGGAATTCTAGACTATTATCCAAACCTTAGAGATGATCTGGATGATTACGACGTGAGCAAATCTAAGAAGAACTCTGTGATCCAACAGGTTTGCATCGGGATGTCTACGGGCCATAAAGCCACCATCCCCACGGCACCCAGTGGGTACACCCTACTGATGGAGAAGCAAGGAGATGCACCGCTTTACCCCATCCTGAACCCGTCTTCTGCTTTCATGCCCATTCAGGGTGATCCAAATGGGAACACAAAGAGCTGTCCAGAAAGCCACAAGGAGAGCTCAAATCAGAGCGCTGGGGAACAGAACAGCAGCTCAAACAATACAGTGCTAAACAAGTCCCCCAAGGCCAACAGTCTGCCAAAGCAGGGGGAGCAAGATGATCATTCCCACAGCACAGCCCGCCATTCTGGTGGGGATCGTCTTTCTGAAGGTCCTGGGGAATCTGGATCCTCCTTGTACCCTGCGCTCCAGGGGGAGTTGTCATCCTGCCCGACAATGCAGGTCAGTTCCAGCCGGAAGCCGCGACGCGTCAGTGCTCCGTGGAACTGCACAACGGTGGTGGAAAGCAACGGATCCAACGGTGACGGGGCTGTCAGCAGCAGCCACCAGGGAAGATGCAGCTTCAGTGCCACTAAGGCTAGGGCGGCCTCTAAGTCTGACCTCAAACGACTCAGCCGGCCAGATACCCCGGACTCAATTGGGGAATCAAGCTCAGAGTCGAAGCAGAGCCGTAATTGTGACAGCCCACAGGCCCTCTCCCCCACTCGGCGAATGTCATTGGCAAGTAACGCCAGCAGCAGGCGCGCCCCCACCGATCTTCAGATCTAA